The genomic region AAAATGACGATGGGTGCGGCCCCGGAAGCAGACGCCTACCGAGGGGACGAAATGCAAATAGCCCAAGGCAATCAGGTCCAAAGTGAAGCCCCCGCCGCCGTCGAAGCGGCTGAAGCGGCGGCGATCGCGCAAACGCCGCCCCAACTGATTAAAACCGCCGCCATGACGGTAAAAGTAGAGAAAATTGACGGGGCGATCGAAGCCATTTCGCAAATTATCCGGCAACAACGCGGTGATATTTTAAATTTTGAAGACAACAAGCCCGTCAGTAGCAATACCTCTCATTTGGCTTCGATGCAACTGCGCGTCCCGCAACAGCAATTAGAAAATACAATTAACGCGATCGCCGAACTCGGAACGGTTCTCAATCGTTCCATTAGCGCCGAAGATGTTTCCAACCAACTGATCGACAATGACGCCCGGTTGCGAAATTTGCGCAAACAAGAAGAAATGGTTTTAAAAATCATGGACCGATCCGGTTCGGTCGGCGACGTTCTCAATGCAGCCCGGGAATTGGGCAACATTCGCGAACAAATCGAGCGCCTGGATGCAGTGCAGAAAAACTTACGCAATCAAGTCGCTTACTCGACTATTTATTTGAACTTGCAAGCTCCAGTTTCTGTCGCCGAAGTCGTCGAACCGTCTTTAGGGTCGCAGTTACAAGAAACATGGACCGATGCAACCGATGCTTTTCAAGGTTTCGGGGTTGGTTTACTGAAATTGACCATTTATTTGTTAGTTTTCAGTCCATTTTTATTCCTCTTCGTCTTTGGTGGCGTCTGGGGATATCGCCACTGGCGACGAGGGCGCGATCGCCAGCCCCCGGCAACTGGGGGGACGGCAGAAGAATCGCGATAACTCTATAATGGGAACATTCGCAACTGCCGAATTGACCTCACTTACATCTAAGCGCTCAAAAGATCGTGTCTCAGTCCGATCGCCCCTGGCAAATCGAATCCCCGGTCGAAGTGCCGGATCGATTTCTCGATGCCGTCCGCAAGTACGTTCCGGGATGTTCGGGACGCTACGCGGCTCAACTGCTGTGGCAACGCGGGATTCGCGACTTGCCCGCCTTGGCTCAATTTCTCGACCCCAAACAGTACGCCCCGTCCGATCCATTTGCCTTTGGCGAGGAAATGCACCGGGCGATCGATCGCCTCCAGCTTGCCCGAGAACGGGGTGAAAAGGTCGCCATTTGGGGGGATTTCGACGCCGACGGGGTGACGGCGACCAGCGTGTTATGGGACGGTTTGGGTCAGTTTTTCGATCGCCCTTCCCAGCTTTCCTACTACATCCCCAACCGTTTGAGCGAATCTCACGGTCTCAACGAAGCGGGGATCGAGCGCTTGGCGCGATCGGGGGTGACACTGATCGTCACGTGCGATACGGGCAGTACCAACCTCGCCGAAATTGAACGGGGGAACGAACGGGGAATCGATACGATCGTCACTGACCATCACACGTTGTTGCCCGATCGCCCGCCCGTCGTCGCCCTGATCAATCCGCGATCGCTCCCGGCGGACAGTCCACTCGCCACCCTCTCCGGTGTCGCCGTCGCCTATAAGTTGGTCGAAGCACTTTATCTAACTCTGCCGGAAGTCCCCCAAGATTCGTTAGAAACGTTGTTAGATTTAGTGGCGATCGGATTGATTGCGGATTTGGTCGAATTGCGCGGCGATTGCCGTTATCTGGCGCAAGTGGGCATCGAACGGCTGCACCGAGAGTATAAAAAACCGGAAGGCGATCGCCACCGTCCGGGAATCGGTTATTTACTGGACTTGTGCAACCGCAACGGCGATCGCCCCACGGATATTTCTTTCGGAATCGGTCCGCGCATCAATGCGGTCAGTCGCATTCGAGGGGATGCGTCGTTTTGCGTGGAACTGCTCACCAGTCGCGACCGCCAACGCACTCGCGAACTGGCGGAAGAAACGGAGTTAGCCAATACGCGGCGCAAGCAATTGCAGCAAGATACCCTCAAGCAGGTCTCGAAAAAACTCGAACGGGTGGATTTGTCTACGACGACGGCGATCGCGATCGCGGACGAACAATGGCCCGCCGGGGTGCTCGGATTGGTGGCGGGACAGGTGGCCCAAGAATACGGCAAACCGACGATTTTACTGCGCGTCGATCCGGACCGGGGCGATCGGGCGGTGAGATTTGCCCGAGGGTCGGCGCGATCGGTCGATCGCATCGACCTTTACGAATTGGTTCGCAAACAAGCGCATCTATTGCATCGTTTTGGCGGTCATCCCTACGCGGCGGGGTTGAGTTTGGCGGTGGAAAATTTTCCGTTATTTCAAGAAGGGATCGATCGCGAACTACGGGAGCAGTTTGGGAAGAATGAGGCGATCGCCGCCTCGGGAATTCCGGTGGATTTAATCTGTACCGTGGCGGAGTTGGGGAAAGATTTATTTCAAGAACTGAGACTGTTGGAACCCTGCGGGATGGGCAATCCCGTCCCGCAATTACTGATCGAAAATTGTTGGTTTAAACATGTTTGGAATAAAAATATTAAAGATTTAAAAGGGAATAAAA from Oxynema aestuarii AP17 harbors:
- a CDS encoding DUF4349 domain-containing protein → MSLSHHVSDSRDRSYTQGWKWPIAAILLGAIALSGCAQANKAKMTMGAAPEADAYRGDEMQIAQGNQVQSEAPAAVEAAEAAAIAQTPPQLIKTAAMTVKVEKIDGAIEAISQIIRQQRGDILNFEDNKPVSSNTSHLASMQLRVPQQQLENTINAIAELGTVLNRSISAEDVSNQLIDNDARLRNLRKQEEMVLKIMDRSGSVGDVLNAARELGNIREQIERLDAVQKNLRNQVAYSTIYLNLQAPVSVAEVVEPSLGSQLQETWTDATDAFQGFGVGLLKLTIYLLVFSPFLFLFVFGGVWGYRHWRRGRDRQPPATGGTAEESR
- the recJ gene encoding single-stranded-DNA-specific exonuclease RecJ; translated protein: MSQSDRPWQIESPVEVPDRFLDAVRKYVPGCSGRYAAQLLWQRGIRDLPALAQFLDPKQYAPSDPFAFGEEMHRAIDRLQLARERGEKVAIWGDFDADGVTATSVLWDGLGQFFDRPSQLSYYIPNRLSESHGLNEAGIERLARSGVTLIVTCDTGSTNLAEIERGNERGIDTIVTDHHTLLPDRPPVVALINPRSLPADSPLATLSGVAVAYKLVEALYLTLPEVPQDSLETLLDLVAIGLIADLVELRGDCRYLAQVGIERLHREYKKPEGDRHRPGIGYLLDLCNRNGDRPTDISFGIGPRINAVSRIRGDASFCVELLTSRDRQRTRELAEETELANTRRKQLQQDTLKQVSKKLERVDLSTTTAIAIADEQWPAGVLGLVAGQVAQEYGKPTILLRVDPDRGDRAVRFARGSARSVDRIDLYELVRKQAHLLHRFGGHPYAAGLSLAVENFPLFQEGIDRELREQFGKNEAIAASGIPVDLICTVAELGKDLFQELRLLEPCGMGNPVPQLLIENCWFKHVWNKNIKDLKGNKIKYIKTEFKICDETAPQGFPGLWWGHYKEEIPETRCDAIVELDFNAYKKEYQVRIVALRAARAGSSGGATTRNLKILDWRDRPQGERDAQGDRAVVLRECPKSWDEVQFWCHEAWRSGRPLAIAYDPPDLLDAIEVWTEAIDRAEDLSRTGERVGRKDLCEILGIGDRTIDLYLEALRHLGFEIVSQHPQVQLRRSLRPISDAVGDLERTRARFLAAVREEQFHRQYFYSVSVATLQAHGAAIVASAEEGLETNL